A genome region from Gossypium hirsutum isolate 1008001.06 chromosome A04, Gossypium_hirsutum_v2.1, whole genome shotgun sequence includes the following:
- the LOC107948120 gene encoding UDP-glycosyltransferase 73D1, translating to MAEQLHFVLIPLMAQGHMIPMIDLAKLLAERRVMVSLVTTPHNASRFDSVIQRATQSGLQIQVVKIPFPCREVGLPVGCENLDTLSSRDLLKRFYNALGMLQEPLERFLEQQKPLPSCIISDKCLSWTSKTAERFNVPRIVFHGMGCFSLLCSHNVKLHKAHLSVASDTEPFVVPGLPQTVEITRAQLPGAFVSLPDLDDVRNKMQEAEMSAFGVVINSFNELEQGCVEQYQKAIKKKVWTIGPVSLCNKMNLDKFERGNKASIKEQKCMKWLDSKEPRSVIYACLGSLCRLVPAQLIELGLGLEASQQPFIWVVKTSDERAEELEKWFSEQKYEERIKGRGLLIKGWAPQVLILSHPAIGGFITHSGWNSTIESVCSGVPMITWPQFSEQFFNEKLIVQILKIGVGVGVEVSVRWGEEEKLGVLVKKHQVEKAIDMLMDGGEEGENRRVRARKLAEIARKSLENGGSSYCNMSLLVRDILEEITKSQ from the coding sequence ATGGCCGAGCAACTACACTTCGTGTTGATCCCGCTCATGGCGCAAGGTCATATGATTCCTATGATTGACTTGGCCAAGCTTCTTGCAGAACGAAGGGTGATGGTAAGCTTAGTCACTACGCCCCACAATGCGTCCAGGTTCGACTCGGTCATCCAACGAGCTACCCAATCAGGGCTTCAGATCCAAGTAGTGAAAATCCCATTTCCATGCCGGGAAGTCGGACTCCCTGTGGGATGCGAGAACCTTGACACTTTGTCTTCCAGGGATCTATTGAAAAGGTTCTACAATGCACTCGGAATGTTGCAAGAACCATTGGAACGATTCCTGGAGCAACAAAAGCCGCTTCCCAGCTGCATAATATCAGATAAGTGTCTTTCCTGGACTTCCAAAACTGCTGAAAGGTTTAACGTTCCCAGGATTGTTTTCCATGGGATGGGCTGTTTTTCATTGCTGTGCTCTCACAATGTGAAGCTTCACAAGGCTCATCTTTCGGTTGCTTCGGATACGGAACCGTTCGTGGTGCCGGGATTGCCACAAACGGTGGAGATAACAAGGGCTCAACTTCCTGGAGCATTTGTTAGTCTGCCAGACCTGGACGATGTTCGGAACAAGATGCAAGAGGCCGAAATGAGTGCTTTCGGTGTTGTCATAAACAGCTTCAATGAACTAGAGCAAGGGTGCGTGGAACAGTACCAGAAGGCTATAAAGAAAAAGGTTTGGACCATTGGACCGGTTTCTTTATGCAACAAGATGAACTTGGACAAATTTGAAAGAGGAAACAAAGCATCGATCAAGGAACAAAAATGCATGAAATGGCTCGACTCGAAGGAACCAAGGTCAGTTATTTACGCTTGCCTGGGTAGCCTATGCCGTCTAGTTCCAGCACAACTAATAGAACTGGGGTTAGGTCTAGAAGCAtcacaacaaccattcatttggGTAGTCAAAACAAGCGATGAAAGAGCTGAGGAGCTAGAGAAGTGGTTTTCAGAGCAGAAATATGAGGAGAGGATCAAAGGGAGGGGGCTTTTGATCAAGGGTTGGGCTCCACAAGTTCTTATCTTATCCCACCCTGCAATAGGAGGGTTCATAACTCACAGTGGTTGGAATTCAACCATAGAATCTGTATGCTCCGGGGTTCCAATGATAACATGGCCTCAATTCTCGGAACAATTCTTTAACGAAAAACTCATCGTCCAAATTCTGAAGATCGGAGTTGGGGTTGGGGTTGAAGTCTCCGTTAGATGGGGTGAAGAAGAGAAACTGGGGGTGTTGGTGAAGAAACATCAAGTTGAGAAAGCCATAGATATGTTGATGGATGGCGGTGAAGAAGGCGAAAACAGAAGAGTTCGAGCACGAAAGCTTGCTGAAATTGCAAGGAAGTCTCTGGAAAACGGTGGATCATCTTACTGCAACATGTCACTCTTAGTGAGAGACATATTGGAGGAAATCACTAAGTCTCAGTAA